The window TCCGCCTCGGCGGCGCTGCGGCTGCGCAGGAGCACCGCGCGTGCCTCCTCGGTGCGCCCGCGCAGGGCCAGCCAGCGCGGCGACTCCGGGAGCACGACCATGCCCAGGAGGAGGCCGACGGCGGGGACGGCGGCGACTCCCAGCATGACGCGCCAGTTGCCCGGGTGGTCGACGAGCGCGCCGATGACCGCGTTGATGGCGAAGGCGAGGAGCTGGCCTGAGACGATCATGAGCTCGTTGATGGTGACGATGCGGGCGCGCTTCTCCGCGGGCGCCATCTCGGCCAGGTAGACCGGGCAGATCACCGCCGCCGCTCCCACGCCCAGGCCGAGCACGAAGCGCGAGGCGACCAGCACCCCGAAGCCGGGTGCCAGGGCGCACCCGAGCGCCCCCACCAGGAAGACGACCCCGCAGATCAGCAGGGTGGTGCGCCGCCCGATCCGGTCTGCGATCCGGCCGGCGAACAGCGCGCCCAGCGCGGCGCCCGGCAGGAGCAGGACGGTGACCACCGTCGCCGTCTGCACCGTCGTGAGGCCCAGGTCGTCGGGCATGGTGAGGAGCGCGCCGGCGATGACGCCGGTGTCGTAGCCGAAGAGCAGGCCACCCAGGGTGGCGATGACGGTCAGGCGCACCAGGAAGGCGCCGTGGCTCGTCGTGGGCCCCTTCGAGGCCCCTCGGGCGGACGTCGTCGTCATGGCGCTCCCTCGCGCATCGGCTCGGGCGCCCTGCGGGCGCCCCGGCGCCGCCGAGCCCGGGCCCGGCGGCTGGAGCGACCGTACGTCGACCTATTTGTCAGGTCAACCCATCAAATGCCCGAAGGCATCAGGCGTTTTCGGGCTCGGCCTTCACCACGACCACCGGGCAGGTCGCGTGGAGCAGCACCTGCTGGGCGGTGCTGCCCAGCAGCAGCTTCGAGACCATCGAGCGGGGGCGCAGACCGATGACGATGCACCGCGCCCCCACCTGCGCTGCGACGTCGAGGAGGGCCTCCGCCGGCTCCTGGCGCGGCTCCTGGCGCACCTCGGCGCGCACGCCCGACTCGTCCAGCGTGCGGCGCAGGACCTCCAGGTGGGTGTCCTCCACCAGGGCCGGGCCGTCGGTGGCGCCGGCGCCGCGCCCGCTGTCGGTGTTCACCACCACGAGCGGGGCGTCGAAGGCCCTGGCGTGCTCGATGCCGGCCTGGACCGCGGCGCGGCCGCTGCTGCTGGGGACGTATCCGACGACGACGGTCACGGGGTGCTCCTCGGTGGGGTGGTCGGCCTCAGCGGTCGACGAGGGTGGTCTCGAAGGCGTAGCGGGACGCGCGGTAGACGTGGTCGCCCACCTCGATCACGGAGCCCGCATCGTCGTAGGCGGTGCGGTGCATCGTCACGAGCGCCGCGCGAGGTCGTTCGTGCAGGAGGCGGGCCTCGGTCGCTGACGCCAGGCGGGCCCCGACGCTCTGGCGCGCCACCCGGAACTGCACGCCGCGGGCCCGCATCACCTCGTAGAGGCCCTCGGCCTCGAGCTGCTCGCGGTTCGGCGCCGTCGCGGCGGGGATGTGGTTGGTGAGGATGGCGAGCGGCTCGCCGTCGGCCGAGCGCAGCCGCCGCACCGTCACGACGTCCGTCCCGGGGGCGACGCCCAGGGCCTCGGCCAGCTCGTGCGGCGCCGGGGCGACGTCGTAGTCGAGCACCTCGGTGGTGGGGGTGCGCCCGCTGCGGGCGAGGTCGTCGTGGAGGCTCGTCAGCGCCATCGAGCGGTTGACGTGCGGGTGCACCACCTGGGTGCCGACACCGCGGCGCCTCACCAGCAGGCCCTTGTCCACCAGCTCCTGCAGCGCCTGCCGCATGGTCGGACGGGACAGGCCCAGCCTCTCGGCCAGGGCCACCTCGTTCTCCAGGCGCGAGCCGGGGGGCAGCGTGCCGTCGGAGATGGCTCCGCGGAGGAGCTCCGCGAGCTGGTGGTAGAGCGGTACGGGGCTCGACCTGTCGATCCCGCGCGCCAGCATCGCGGCGAGGTCGGGAGCGGCGGCGGTGCTCATCGCCGAATCATCGCAGGCGAGCGGCCCGCGGACCAGCATCCCGGGAGCTTTGCGCTCCGAAGGACTAGAGGACCGTATGTCAGGACAACACTTGACAGGCGGTGGCCATCGGGAGCAGTGTCGTCACCGGCGGTGCTGCCGCCCCCGGACGCCGGGGGCCGTCCTGCGCGGCGCCCCCCGCACCCCCGCACCACCACCCAGCCGCACGACGACGTGGAGGTCTTGCGTGAACACGCCCGCCGCCGCCCCCGAGGTGCTGGTCGTCGGACGCTGCGGCGTCGACGTCTACCCCCTCCAGACCGGGGTCGGCCTCGAGGACGTCGAGACGTTCGGCAAGTTCCTCGGCGGCAGCGCCGCCAACGTGGCGGTCGCCGCGGCCCGCCTCGGCCGTCGCCCCGCGCTCCTCTCGGGCGTCGGCGACGACCCCTTCGGCCGCTTCGTGCGCCGGGCGCTGCGCGAGCTGGGCGTCGACGACGCCCTCGTCGCCACCGACGCCGCGCACCTCACCCCGGTGACGTTCTGCGAGATCTTCCCGCCGGACCACTTCCCGATCTGGTTCTACCGCCGCCCCACCGCTCCCG is drawn from Quadrisphaera setariae and contains these coding sequences:
- a CDS encoding GntR family transcriptional regulator, with amino-acid sequence MSTAAAPDLAAMLARGIDRSSPVPLYHQLAELLRGAISDGTLPPGSRLENEVALAERLGLSRPTMRQALQELVDKGLLVRRRGVGTQVVHPHVNRSMALTSLHDDLARSGRTPTTEVLDYDVAPAPHELAEALGVAPGTDVVTVRRLRSADGEPLAILTNHIPAATAPNREQLEAEGLYEVMRARGVQFRVARQSVGARLASATEARLLHERPRAALVTMHRTAYDDAGSVIEVGDHVYRASRYAFETTLVDR
- a CDS encoding universal stress protein, whose translation is MTVVVGYVPSSSGRAAVQAGIEHARAFDAPLVVVNTDSGRGAGATDGPALVEDTHLEVLRRTLDESGVRAEVRQEPRQEPAEALLDVAAQVGARCIVIGLRPRSMVSKLLLGSTAQQVLLHATCPVVVVKAEPENA